In a single window of the Rhizoctonia solani chromosome 16, complete sequence genome:
- a CDS encoding Respiratory supercomplex factor 2: MKLITKQQQEEAAKTTMLGLAKGGALGLALAIPALHFASKRYPAVRAIPPVQRGWLMLIATLGAGMTNAELSYEAYLKSQWHGRTAEILRKEQEEEEAGIHALSLQGRALHWAKENRFGIIGMSWVTAMAVSGGLVFARNRGVPFSQKIVQVRMYAQGVTIAVLLASAGLSAIHLPDEEALEKSEKARAPGEAWKLMVVTKEQQEEAARATMWGGFRGAVLGLTVGLPSLYIAGVFYPAVRRIPVVQKTWLMLIATLGAGATNAEITYNDYLAMQRYKRIMAELEERQL; encoded by the exons ATGAAG cTCATCACCAAGCAGCAACAAGAAGAGGCCGCAAAGACCACCATGTTGGGTCTTGCCAAAGGAGGTGCCCTGGGACTTGCATT AGCGATTCCCGCACTACACTTTGCTAGTAAACGTTACCCTGCTGTCCGCGCAATTCCGCCTGTCCAGCGCGGCTGGCTGATGCTCATTGCCACCCTTGGTGCCGGTATGACCAACGCTGAGCTCTCATATGAG GCTTATCTCAAATCCCAATGGCACGGACGTACTGCCGAAATCTTGCGaaaggaacaagaagaagaagaggctGGGATTCATGCACTCAGTCTCCAGGGTCGCGCTCTCCACTGGGCCAAGGAGAACCGCTTTGGTATCATTGGTATGAGCTGGGTCACCGCCATGGCGGTTTCCGGTGGTCTGGTCTTTGCTCGTAACCGCGGCGTGCCTT TCTCCCAAAAGATCGTACAGGTCCGTATGTACGCACAAGGCGTTACGATCGCTGTATTGCTCGCCAGCGCTGGCCTTTCGGCCATTCACCTCCCAGATGAAGAGGCTCTTGAAAAGAGCGAAAAGGCTCGTGCTCCAGGAGAGGCTTGGAAACTCATG GTTGTTACAAAGGAGCAACAAGAAGAGGCTGCTCGGGCAACAATGTGGGGTGGATTCAGGGGAGCAGTACTTGGCCTTACAGT TGGTCTCCCTTCTTTGTACATCGCAGGGGTGTTTTATCCTGCGGTCAGGAGAATTCCTGTTGTTCAAAAAACCTGGTTGATGCTTATTGCGACGCTTGGAGCTGGTGCGACTAACGCTGAAATTACTTACAAC GATTACCTTGCCATGCAACGCTACAAACGGATTATGGCAGAACTCGAGGAACGGCAACTCTAA
- a CDS encoding pre-mRNA-splicing factor PRP1: MSAGSNKPNRLAFLTQTAPASYVAGLGRGASGFTTRSDIGPAREGPSAEAVAEAQARRGEEVEIDPEALQDPDNETGLFAGTVYEADDEEADRIYDAVDSKMEERRKARKEAREKDEQEQFRASRPKLQQQFADLKRGLATVSDAEWESLPEVGNLTGKKRKRDPRMYAVPDTILVGDRDKIDYENSLDTRQQENGGFLSEVGDGGGALTNLVAIGQARDKVLGLKLDQIAGSSSTVDPKGYLTDLNSVIQKTEAEIGDIKRARMLFDSLVKSNPKHAPGWIAAACVEEHAGRMVAARKLIREGTENCPKSEDVWLEAARLHQKEDAKIILANAVQHIPQSVKIWLAAAELEADPQAKKRVMRKGMFILFDIESVLTCTSLAVTHIPNSVRLWKENVNLEDSPAEARILLARATELIPTSVELWLALARLETPERAKKVINQARKKVPTSHEIWIAAGRLIEEQARVGANEDGTDKTDAQRAAELEKVDQTLAMAVPQLRKHGAMLTRDQWLAEAEKCEAEGSLRTAEAIVKASVAMEVEEEDRFDTWVADAESALTRGKVVVARAVLAYALRVLPDRRELWRKAADLEKAYGDRASLDAILSQAVKFCPQAEVLWLMSAKEKWLAGDVMAARSTLEQAFVANPESEAIWLAAVKLEAENGEMAVARELLIRARTVADTERIWMKCAVFERQQGQHGQALETLTTALQKYPTFDKLHMIKAQIYEDLGQIGEARTTYSKALKACPKSITLWTLASRLEERDNKAIKARSLLEKARLVNPKEDILWAESAGVEERSTGAAQAKVILARGLQECPTSGLLWSLAIWLEPRATRKARSVDALKKSSDDPIIICTVARLFWAEGKIEKARQWFQRAIATDKDLGEIWAWWLKFERQHGTKEHQQVVIDGCVTAEPHHSQAWQVVAKDLKNTGKGTKEILELVTAKLP, from the exons ATGTCTGCAGGCAGTAACAAACCGAATCGCCTGGCATTTCTGACACAAACCGCACCCGCATCATATGTCGCAGGTCTTGGTAGAGG TGCCTCTGGATTCACCACCCGATCTGATATTGGTCCCGCTCGTGAAGGACCTTCTGCAGAGGCTGTTGC AGAGGCACAGGCTCGACGGGGAGAGGAGGTTGAGATCGACCCAGAGGCCCTGCAGGATCCAGACAACGAGACTGGCCTATTCGCAGGAACAGTGTACGAGGCAGACGATGAGGAAGCAGACCGAATCTACGATGCTGTGGATAGTAAGATGGAAGAGCGAAGAAAAGCACGCAA GGAAGCCCGAGAAAAGGACGAACAGGAGCAATTCCGCGCCTCAAGACCGAAGCTTCAGCAGCAGTTTGCCGACCTCAAACGTGGCCTTGCTACTGTTTCCGATGCAGAATGGGAGTCCCTGCCCGAGGTTGGAAACTTGACTGGAAAAAAGCGCAAGCGAGATCCCAGGATGTACGCAGTTCCCGACACCATTCTGGTTGGGGACAGAGACAAAATTGATTACGAAAATTCATTGGATACGCGTCAACAAGAGAATGGTGGATTCCTCAGCGAGGTTGGTGATGGAGGAGGAGCTCTTACCAACCTGGTGGCAATTGGCCAGGCGCGAGACAAAGTACTCGGTTTGAAGCTCGACCAGATTGCAGGGAGCAGCTCTACTGTCGATCCCAAAGGCTATCTTACCGATCTGAACAGCGTTATTCAAAAGACCGAGGCCGAGATTGG TGACATCAAGCGTGCTCGTATGTTGTTCGATTCGCTTGTCAAGTCGAACCCAAAGCACGCTCCCGGTTGGATTGCCGCGGCTTGTGTCGAAGAACATGCCGGCCGTATGGTTGCCGCGCGCAAGCTTATTCGGGAGGGAACAGAGAACTGCCCGAAGAGTGAGGATGTATGGCTGGAGGCAGCCCGTCTGCAC CAAAAAGAAGATGCCAAGATTATATTGGCCAATGCTGTTCAGCATATTCCTCAGAGTGTCAAGATATGGCTCGCTGCCGCTGAATTAGAGGCAGATCCTCAAGCTAAAAAACGAGTGATGCGAAAAGGCATGTTTATATTATTCGACATCGAAAGTGTATTGACATGTACCTCATTAGCTGTCACCCATATCCCCAACTCGGTTCGCCTCTGGAAGGAGAACGTCAACCTTGAAGATTCGCCCGCCGAAGCACGAATCTTGCTTGCCCGAGCAACAGAGCTTATTCCTACCTCGGTTGAACTCTGGCTTGCGCTTGCTCGGCTCGAAACTCCCGAACGTGCCAAAAAGGTCATTAACCAAGCACGCAAAAAAGTGCCTACCTCGCACGAGATTTGGATTGCTGCAGGTCGTTTGATCGAAGAACAGGCCCGAGTAGGCGCCAATGAGGATGGGACCGACAAGACAGATGCACAACGTGCTGCCGAGCTGGAGAAAGTTGACCAAACCCTGGCCATGGCTGTTCCCCAGTTGCGAAAACATGGCGCGATGCTCACTCGTGACCAATGGCTTGCGGAAGCGGAAAAGTGTGAAGCTGAGGGAAGTCTACGTACGGCCGAGGCGATCGTCAAGGCTTCAGTCGCAATGGAAGTAGAAGAGGAAGATAGATTCGATACTTGGGTCGCGGATGCTGAAAGCGCATTGACTCGAGGCAAGGTTGTGGTTGCCCGAGCTGTATTAGCATATGCTCTACGTGTATTGCCGGACCGGAGAGAGTTGTGGCGCAAGGCGGCGGATCTCGAAAAGGCCTACGGAGACCG AGCCTCCCTGGATGCTATACTATCCCAAGCTGTCAAGTTCTGCCCACAAGCCGAGGTTCTTTGGTTGATGTCCGCCAAGGAAAAGTGGCTCGCAGGAGACGTTATGGCAGCCCGAAGCACTCTCGAACAAGCATTCGTAGCCAATCCAGAAAGCGAGGCGATTTGGCTGGCGGCTGTCAAACTCGAAGCTGAAAACGGCGAAATGGCGGTGGCGCGCGAACTGCTTATTCGTGCACGTACAGTTGCTGACACTGAGCGG ATTTGGATGAAATGTGCTGTATTTGAGCGGCAACAAGGGCAGCACGGTCAAGCGCTGGAAACACTGACAACAGCATTACAAAAGTATCCCACGTTTGACAAGCTACATATGATCAAGGCACAAATTTACGAAGACCTGGGGCAAATTGGAGAAGCCCGTACAACTTACTCCAAGGCCCTCAAAGCGTGTCCAAAGAGCATCACCCTATGGACCCTTGCCTCTCGGCTGGAAGAGCGGGACAACAAAGCGATCAAGGCTCGATCGCTCTTGGAGAAGGCGCGGTTGGTGAATCCCAAGGAGGATATACTATGGGCCGAGTCTGCAGGAGTCGAAGAACGAAGTACTGGAGCGGCCCAGGCCAAAGTTATTCTTGCTCGCG GTCTCCAAGAGTGCCCTACCTCTGGTCTTCTCTGGTCGTTGGCAATTTGGCTCGAACCTCGGGCGACGCGCAAGGCGCGTTCGGTCGATGCGCTCAAGAAATCATCTGACGACCCTATAATCATATGCACCGTTGCACGCTTGTTCTGGGCCGAGGGTAAGATTGAAAAAGCACGTCAATGGTTCCAACGAGCAATTGCGACGGACAAGGATCTTGGCGAGATTTGGGCGTGGTGGCTAAAGTTTGAGAGACAACATGGAACAAAG GAACACCAACAAGTTGTGATTGATGGATGCGTGACGGCAGAACCTCATCATTCGCAGGCATGGCAAGTCGTCGCGAAGGATCTAAAGAATACAGGCAAGGGAACGAAAGAAATACTGGAGCTGGTTACCGCGAAACTGCCGTAG
- a CDS encoding Mob1/phocein family: protein MSPNETNTANGTPLYLCQPFVRAALVTGKFKTIVALPKYVDINEWVAVNIFDFYQNLNLFCAVISEVCSTHTCTSMTAGPNLSYEWTDRNRRAVSLPAPTYIDYVMTWVQNCLDDETTFPTRSGSEFPPAASSSFAACCKAIFMQLFRVFAHIYHAHFTDLLHLHSEGHFNSLFAHFLVFGQQYRLLEVKDIVGDRGKEAGVGALWERWRQMGILDA from the exons ATGTCCCCCAACGAAACAAACACAGCAAATGGAACTCCGCTCTATTTATGCCAACCGTTCGTACGCGCTGCGCTCGTGACTGGCAAGTTCAAGACCATTGTTGCCCTGCCTAA ATATGTGGATATCAACGAGTGGGTCGCGGTCAATATCTTCGACTTTTATCAGAACCTGAACTTGTTTTGCGCGGTGATCTCCGAGGTGTGCTCCACCCACACTTGCACTTCTATGACCGCTGGGCCCAA CCTCTCCTACGAATGGACGGACCGTAATCGACGCGCGGTCTCGCTTCCCGCGCCTACTTACATTGACTACGTGATGACATGGGTGCAGAACTGCCTCGACGACGAAACGACGTTTCCCACGCGTAGTGGAAGTGAATTCCCGCCCGCCGCGTCTTCTTCCTTTGCTGCGTGCTGCAAGGCTATCTTTATGCAGCTTTTCCGCGTgtttgcgcatatatatcacGCTCATTTTACGGATCTGCTTCACTTGCACTCTGAAGGCCACTTTAACTCTCTTTTCGCCCACTTTCTCGTGTTTGGACAGCAATACCGTTTGCTAGAAGTCAAGGACATTGTTGGCGATCGAGGAAAGGAGGCTGGAGTTGGTGCTCTCTGGGAACGCTGGCGACAGATGGGTATCTTGGATGCTTAA